One part of the Candidatus Cloacimonadota bacterium genome encodes these proteins:
- a CDS encoding proton-conducting transporter membrane subunit, with protein sequence MSIGFIVLLLAFIPTLWKRSGYYVILWLLGSAFLAYEYMEVLFSRSIVDYIFSMPMPVGDVGIALNKLSAFFGVIFSLGLPLGMLYGHYYLKEHPTPALRSHLVWLGIMGISMHGVLWMRHSLIFLMVWELMSLSSFFCIVFSKRENLEAGLNYLITMQIGAAFLLAGFAIAYLQSGTFDFSGFEQMKPLPMYLILIGFAFKAGVFPVASWLPQAHPAAPSHVSGIMSSMLIKTGFYGILLIISLNRFSLSEIAVFTLIFSISAFWAVSHLLNERNLKRALAYSSVENIGIAGMAVCAGLLGIHANLPVMTMLGFCGAFLHIFFHSIFKAQLFYTSGNILLSTGTL encoded by the coding sequence ATGAGTATCGGATTTATTGTGTTGCTATTAGCCTTTATTCCCACATTGTGGAAGCGTTCGGGCTACTATGTAATCTTATGGTTATTGGGTTCGGCATTTCTGGCCTATGAGTATATGGAAGTGCTTTTCTCTCGCTCCATTGTGGACTATATATTCAGTATGCCAATGCCCGTTGGCGATGTAGGTATAGCTTTGAACAAGCTTTCGGCGTTCTTTGGTGTAATCTTCTCCTTGGGGCTGCCCTTGGGAATGCTGTATGGGCACTATTATCTGAAAGAACATCCCACTCCTGCCCTGCGCTCACATCTGGTGTGGCTGGGAATAATGGGCATTTCCATGCATGGAGTATTGTGGATGAGACACAGCCTGATCTTTTTGATGGTTTGGGAACTGATGAGCTTGTCCTCATTCTTCTGCATAGTCTTCTCAAAGCGAGAGAATCTTGAGGCTGGACTAAACTACCTCATCACCATGCAGATCGGTGCGGCTTTTTTATTGGCAGGCTTTGCCATTGCTTACCTTCAATCAGGCACTTTCGATTTCAGTGGTTTTGAGCAAATGAAACCGCTGCCGATGTATCTGATACTAATCGGCTTTGCCTTTAAAGCTGGTGTATTCCCAGTGGCATCATGGCTCCCTCAGGCACATCCTGCAGCCCCTTCCCATGTATCCGGCATAATGAGTTCAATGCTCATCAAAACCGGATTCTATGGGATACTCCTGATCATCAGCCTCAATCGCTTCAGTCTGTCTGAGATTGCCGTATTTACTCTGATCTTCAGCATATCAGCTTTTTGGGCTGTGAGCCATCTTTTGAATGAACGAAACCTGAAACGGGCTCTGGCATATTCCAGTGTGGAAAACATCGGTATCGCTGGAATGGCAGTGTGCGCAGGCTTGCTGGGTATTCACGCAAATCTGCCGGTTATGACTATGCTTGGCTTCTGCGGAGCTTTTCTGCATATCTTTTTTCACTCCATATTCAAAGCACAGTTGTTCTATACTTCTGGAAACATACTTTTGTCAACAGGTACTTTGG